ACGGCCAGAAACATCCGTCGCATGGATTCGGCGGCGCGCTCTACGCCGTGGTATTTTAATTTATCCACTTTGGTGACGCCCCGGACTAAAAAAGCGATTTCGTCCCCGAATTTCTTTTTTATGTCGCGCATTGTGGCTACGTTGTCTTCAACCGTGTCGTGGAGAAGTGCTGCTGAAACGGTTTTCACGTCCAGCTTTAAAGAAGCCGCGTCCAGCGCGACGTCCGTTACGTGATTTATGTACGCTTCTCCGGTAAGGCGTGTCTGTAAGCGATGGGCCTCGGAGGCGTATTCAAAAGCTTTTTTAATCAGCGCCAAGTCGTCTTTTGAGAACCGCCCCCTATTTTTGGCCAGAAGTTTTTGTTCAAAGTCCGACCAAGACAGGCCTAAATTTTTTGAAGCATTTACCATATACATATTATATGGCAGAATTAACTTTATAGGCCAATTCAATTATTAATTATTAATCATTAATAAATTAGTATGAATGATTCTGAAAATCCTCAAGGGGTCACAGGCGGCGCTCCGGATAGTCCCGCCCAAAACCAATACTCGGTTTTAATAGTTGAAGACGATAAATTTCTGCGGGACCTTTTGGTTCTCAAATTAAAAAAAGAAGGTTTTAAAATCAGCGAGGCTCTTGACGGTCAGGAGGGGCTGAATAAGGCCAGAAGCGTAAAGCCGAACATAATCGTTCTGGATTTGATAATACCGGTTAAGGACGGCTTTGCTTTTTTGGAGGAGATGAAGAAAGATCCGCAGATAGAATCAATACCGGTGATTGTGCTTTCCAATTTGGGACAGCGCGAGGATATAGAGCGCGCCAAGGCTCTGGGCGCTAAAGATTACATGGTTAAGGCTCAGCTTACGCCGATAGAAGTGGTGGAAAGGATTAAAGCCATTTTAAGGGAGTCATACATTTAGTTTTTGGTTCCGGAATTTGTATATGAATAAAGAGGCTCAATTTGCCCATGCTTTTAATACTATTCAGGGTATGGGCGCTCTTAAATTAAGAAGACTTTGGACGTTTTTCAATTCATTTGAAGACGCGTGGTCAGCCGGACATCATGAAATTGAGAAAAAAACTGGTGATGCGGATTTGGCTTTACTTCTTGACGCAAGGCGGAACGTAAATCCGCGCCAAGAGTGGCGCATTCTTGAAGACGCGGGCATTAAAAGCGTTTTTCAAAGCGATGAAAATTATCCCAACCTTTTGCCTGAAATTCCTCATCCGCCGGCCATTTTATATTATTTAGGCGATCTGAATTACGCGGTTCAGCCGACAGTGGCCATTGTCGGAACAAGGCGCGCTACGCGCTATGGACTTGAAACCGCGGAGAACTTAGCCGCGGATCTGGCCGCTTCCGGAATTTTAGTGGTCAGCGGTTTGGCTTTGGGCGTTGACAGCCGCGCTCACCGCGGAGCTTTGAAGGGGGGAGGTAAAACCGTTGCCGTTTTGGGCTCCGGCCTTAACTATATTTATCCTTTGCAGAATAAAGAACTCGCCGCTAATATAATCGCCCAAGACGGAGCCGTTATTTCCGAGTTTCCTCCGGCTAAGGCTCCGGAAAAATGGACTTTTCCGCAGAGAAACAGAATTATAGCGGGATTATCCCGATTGGTGGTGGTTGTGGAGGCTCCCCGGAAAAGCGGCGCTTTAATTACGGCAAATTTAGCGCTTGATTATAATAGGGAAGTGGGCGCTGTTCCCGGGGAAGTGGGCTCAATAAATTCATTCGGAACAAACGCGCTTTTGAAAAACGGCGCGGCAGTCATTCGTTCAGCCGACGATGTTCTGGAACTTCTGGGAATGGAGACGGTCCCAGTGAACACTCTTGACAAAACGGACGACATCGACCAATACTTATTGGGTTTGATGGAAGAACCGCTGGACGCCGGCTCCATTTTGCAAAAAAGCAATTTGAGTCCGGCGGAACTTAATCAGAAACTTACTCTTCTGGAATTATGCGGGAAAATTAAAAATGTCGGAGGAATGTTTTATAAAATTTCTAATTAACCTAAATTTCTAATTAACATAAATGAAGTTGATAATAGTAGAGTCGCCAACTAAAGCCAAAACTATCGGCAAATTTCTGCCGAAGGATTTTGAGATTGCTTCGTCTTTCGGCCATATTCGCGATCTGCCGGCGTATGAATTGGGGGTTGACGCCGAAAAAGGTTTTGAACCTCATTATGTAGTTCCGAAAAAAGCAAGGCCCGCCGTAAAAAATTTAAAACAAATGGCGATTAAATCTTCGGATGTGATTCTGGCGACAGACGAAGACCGCGAGGGAGAAGCAATTGCCTGGCACATCACGCAAGCCCTGGGCTTGCGGGAACTAAAAGCTAAAGGCTCAAAGCTAAAGGCCGTGGAACGAATTGTTTTTCATGAAATTACCAAGCGCGCCATCGAGGATGCTTTGAAAAATCCGCGCGAAATTAATATGAATCTGGTTGATGCCCAGCAGGCGCGGCGCATTCTTGACCGACTCGTGGGATACAAACTTTCGCCGTTTTTGTGGCGCAAGGTTATGCGCGGACTTTCTGCCGGGCGCGTGCAGTCGGTGGCCTTGCGTCTGATAGTTGAGCGCGAAACGCAAATCAAAGCCTTTACACCAGTAACTTTTTGGACGATTGAGACGGAGGTGCAAAAAAAAGGATGCGCGGACCAAAAAGGCGAGTGCCTTCCGTTTAAAGCCCAGCTTGAAAGCGTGAATAAAAAATCGCCGTCCGAACCCGGCTTCACCGATAAAGAAGAAGTTGATTTGCTGGTTGACGATTTAAAAAAAGCCGAATTCAAATCGGTTTCGGTTGATAAGAAATCAAGAAAAAGAAATCCTTTGCCGCCCTTCACCACTTCAACTTTGCAGCAAGACGCTTACCGGCGGCTCGGATATTCCGCCAAGCGCACAATGATGTCGGCACAGCGTCTTTACGAAACCGGCTTCATAACTTATATGCGCACCGACTCCGTTAATCTGGCACAAGAAGCTCTGAATAAAGCCGAAGAGTTCATAAAAAAAGAGTTCGGAGAAAATTTCAGCTCCAGACGCGTTTTTAAAACCAAATCGCGCCTGGCCCAGGAAGCTCATGAAGCAGTGCGGCCCACAAATCCGGAATTAGACCCGCAAAAAGCGGCGGGCGAAATAACAGACAGGTCGCAATTCAAACTTTATGACCTTATCTGGCGGCGTTTTACGGCTTCGCAAATGGCTGAAGCGGTTTTTGACGAAACGGTCATTAAAATCGAAGCGCGGAATAAAAATGTTTATGAATTGAAAGCCGCGGGCTCCGTGATTTCTTTTGAGGGCTTTTTAAAGGTTTATCCGTCAAAAGCCGAAGATGTTATTTTGCCGAATTTGGAAGGTTCGGCGGATTTGAATTTGCTTGGTTTGGAATCGGTTGAGCGTCAGACCCGCGGGCCCGCGCGTTATTCCGACGCCACTCTGGTTAAAGAACTTGAGAAATTGGGGATAGGCCGGCCGTCCACTTACGCGCCCATTATTTCAACCATTGAAGAACGCGGCTATGTCGTTCGCGATGAGAAAAAAAGTTTTCAGCCGACCGAAATCGGGGAAAAAGTAAATGAAATCTTGGTTAAAAACTTTTCAGAAATTGTTGACGTGGATTTTACGCGAAAGATGGAGGGCGAATTGGACGAAATCGCCGAAGGCAAAAAAGAAACTAAAGAAGTTTTAACCGCTTTCTACGAGCCCTTCATTAAAAATTTAAACGAAAAATATCAAAGCGTGGTTAAAGAGGATTTGTCCCTGCCGACCGATCGCAAGTGTCCTGAATGTTCTAAGCCGCTTGTAATCCGGCAGGGGCGGTTCGGTAAATTTATCGCCTGCTCCGGTTTTCCGGAATGTAAATACACCGAGGCATTGCCGCCGCCGACTATAGATATGAAATGCCCCATATGCAAAGAAGGCGAAGTTGTAGTGCGCCAGACCAGACGTAAGCGGACTTTTTACGGATGTTCCAAATGGCCCGAATGCAGTTTTGCCAGTTGGCGCAAGCCGACCGGAAAATTGTGTATAGAATGCGGCTCGCCCTTGGTTGAATCTGTGCGCGGAGAAAAGTGCCCCAATAAAAACTGTTCATTCCGGGCCAAAAAAGAAAAAGTTTAGCTGTTTTAAGTAAAAACCGCCAAAAGTGTGCGCACATTACCTGTGGGCCTTTACATAATTTTTAGATATGTTATCATAGAGCCGGAAGCTAGGTTGAGAATTCCGCCCCGAAAGGTCTAAAAAAGTTTTCGGGGCGGAGTTCTTTAAATATCATTTTTTTCAACGGAGAGGAAAGGAGGAGCATATGTGGCCGGAAGGCAATGGTTGGAGAACCGTAGATGAAATGGCAGAGGAATTTGAAAGAAAACTGAACGAGGCTCTTAACGATTTTAAAGAATATCGACCCGCCAAAGAAACAAAACCTACCGATATTGAGTTAGTGCTTGATATACAGCGACGGAATGTCCCAAAGGGCCACAGTTTGGTTCGCGAAATTTCTGGTATGTCCAAAAAGGCGCTCAAAGCTCTTCTTCGGGGAGATGAGGAAACTCTTGATCTTTTGAAGAGAAAGTTGGTTGAAGCTGTAACGAACCTTCATCTTCTTGACCTTCCTGATGGCCAGCAGGCCCGTGTTTTTGACGGCACGAAAGAGTATGGAGAATTTGTCTTCGCCTCCATCATCTGCCCCGTTATTTTGTACGGCAAACCCTTGCCAGAAAAACTGCCGGTCGCTTTTGAACTCTTAGCCGACCCGAAAACATACGCACATTGTATCATTGAAAGTTTCGGAGAGGCTTCACGGAAAATGGGCGAGTTTCTGATGAGGACTGATATTTCTGATCTTGATATTCGTGTTGCCGCTCGCCAGCGTTTCATCGCTCTGGCCACAGTGACTTGCAATGTTTACAAAGAGCGCTTGCTGGAATTTGACCCCCAGCTTAAGGCCGGACGTTTTTGGAGGTCGTCTCTTCGCGGAATGGTTGATAACCTGGGCGCGATAATCAGGCGTCATGTAGATACTTTAAACCACATTTTTGACACGCTGTCTGCGCGGAGGGCGGGCCTATGAGCGACGCAAGGAGGCTGGCCGTAAGCGGTTCATTCGGAATATCCGCTTTTTACGAAAGAAATCTGGCTTGGCTCAAGTTTCCGGCAGGAGTTCACGGATCAGCTCTGAAAATCGCCTTTGAAACGACATTTCTTGCGGAGAGCAATCCGGAAAGCCGTCGTTTGCTGATACCTCCGGCCGGCTATCCCAGGGAAATGGACAGGTATTATAGGGGACAAGATGGAAAAAAGATGGCGCGATTTTACAACCCTGCTTTTCAGGGAAGTGATGTCTGCAACATTGTTTTTTCGTCCCGCTTCTCGCCTGACGGCGACTTTCCAAGAAAGCGTCTGGTTTTCAGGCGAAAAGAAGCGGCGCGCTTTGGCAAAACTCATGTTTTGCCGATGACAATGGCCCGTTTAGGCGAAGAAAAGCCGTTTGGTTTTTCTTTGTGGGAAGAGGGCGACCCCGGCGACAGAAACTATGTCAATTTGGCATTCCCCGGCCTTTCCGGAAAGTTTGAGCCGGCATTTGTCAGGATTGACGAAGCGCTTGAAACCATCTTTTACAAGATTGAGGCGGAAGAAAGGGGCGTTCAGCTGCACATTTTCGTAAAGAGGGTGGAGGCGGATGACGTTCCGCTCCAACTTGGCGACATGATTCCGATTGAAGAAATGACTCGTTAATATAAGGAAGAATTTTTAGGCCTTGTCATGACCACTTGACAAGGCCGTTTTTTTTGATATAATAGAGAGAGTAAAATGCCACTGTTCAATGTGAATGGGTTGGCACAAGGTCTTTGTCAACTTTTCAGATAAGGAGAAAAGACACATAGGACACCTGTTTTTGGCGTTTTTTTCGTAACACAGGCGAAAGGGGCATTGAGCCCAAAGCAACATATCTCCAAGGAGGAGAGGAACGTGGCAAAGCCCAAGAGTGAGCACAGAACAGCGGAAGAGGGAAGCCTCGGCACCCTCGGCGATTTGGCGGTGGGTGGCCTCGTCGTCAGAGGCAAGGCCGCCAAGAAACCGTCGGATGACGACGGCTTCGGCATCCCCGATCTCACCGGCATCAAGCCGGCGGAGGAGTTGGAGGACGAGCGCTTGCGCGCCGAAAGGAGGGAGGAGAAGACAGCCTCCTTCCTCGAGGCCGTGCCGTCGGCAGTCAAGATGCTTCTCGAGCGGATTCGCTCCAAGGCGGGAGCCGAGGAGGCCCGGCAGATTCTGCAGGAGAGGATCCTGGACGTTCAGGACCCCGAACTGCGGGGTCGCGCTCGCTGGCTCTACGCCCGTGAGTTCGTGGCCCGCGCCGTGGAAAACGGCGGGTCGCCCAACATGTTCGAGGTTCTCAATCACCTCGGCATGAAGGATGATGGCCTCAAACTCGTCGGGGAGCCCGAGGGGAACAAGGTCGTCACCATCCGGGTGCAGGTCGGGAAGAAGTTCTTTGTCCCGGCCCACATTCCGACCGGCATGGAGCCGGTGGTGAAGGAAGCGTTCCAGCTTCTTCACCAGCTTTCCGGCGTCACCAAGGAAAAGCAGTACGATGAGCGAAAGGCTGCTCTCGAGGCGTTCACCAAGGACGTCTCGCGCGAGTGGGACGACCTCCTCTCCGGCCAGCCCGGGACCTACGTCTTCTACGTGCCCGACGAAAAGGGCACAAGGAAGACGGACACCGGCGAACGCGTGCCATGGACTTACTTCGGAGGCCACCTCAAGGTGGTTTCTGACGGTGGAACCTTCGTGGCCGTGGGGGCTCTCGGCGCCTTTGAGAGGTCGAGAATCCTGGCCGAAGCCATCGCCTGGCAGGTGGCCGTTATCGTTCCCTCCGTTCAGAAGGGGTTCGAGAGGGATGCGGAGGGCAGAGGGCCAAGGATCT
The genomic region above belongs to Candidatus Niyogibacteria bacterium and contains:
- a CDS encoding response regulator, with translation MNDSENPQGVTGGAPDSPAQNQYSVLIVEDDKFLRDLLVLKLKKEGFKISEALDGQEGLNKARSVKPNIIVLDLIIPVKDGFAFLEEMKKDPQIESIPVIVLSNLGQREDIERAKALGAKDYMVKAQLTPIEVVERIKAILRESYI
- the dprA gene encoding DNA-protecting protein DprA — translated: MNKEAQFAHAFNTIQGMGALKLRRLWTFFNSFEDAWSAGHHEIEKKTGDADLALLLDARRNVNPRQEWRILEDAGIKSVFQSDENYPNLLPEIPHPPAILYYLGDLNYAVQPTVAIVGTRRATRYGLETAENLAADLAASGILVVSGLALGVDSRAHRGALKGGGKTVAVLGSGLNYIYPLQNKELAANIIAQDGAVISEFPPAKAPEKWTFPQRNRIIAGLSRLVVVVEAPRKSGALITANLALDYNREVGAVPGEVGSINSFGTNALLKNGAAVIRSADDVLELLGMETVPVNTLDKTDDIDQYLLGLMEEPLDAGSILQKSNLSPAELNQKLTLLELCGKIKNVGGMFYKISN
- the topA gene encoding type I DNA topoisomerase yields the protein MKLIIVESPTKAKTIGKFLPKDFEIASSFGHIRDLPAYELGVDAEKGFEPHYVVPKKARPAVKNLKQMAIKSSDVILATDEDREGEAIAWHITQALGLRELKAKGSKLKAVERIVFHEITKRAIEDALKNPREINMNLVDAQQARRILDRLVGYKLSPFLWRKVMRGLSAGRVQSVALRLIVERETQIKAFTPVTFWTIETEVQKKGCADQKGECLPFKAQLESVNKKSPSEPGFTDKEEVDLLVDDLKKAEFKSVSVDKKSRKRNPLPPFTTSTLQQDAYRRLGYSAKRTMMSAQRLYETGFITYMRTDSVNLAQEALNKAEEFIKKEFGENFSSRRVFKTKSRLAQEAHEAVRPTNPELDPQKAAGEITDRSQFKLYDLIWRRFTASQMAEAVFDETVIKIEARNKNVYELKAAGSVISFEGFLKVYPSKAEDVILPNLEGSADLNLLGLESVERQTRGPARYSDATLVKELEKLGIGRPSTYAPIISTIEERGYVVRDEKKSFQPTEIGEKVNEILVKNFSEIVDVDFTRKMEGELDEIAEGKKETKEVLTAFYEPFIKNLNEKYQSVVKEDLSLPTDRKCPECSKPLVIRQGRFGKFIACSGFPECKYTEALPPPTIDMKCPICKEGEVVVRQTRRKRTFYGCSKWPECSFASWRKPTGKLCIECGSPLVESVRGEKCPNKNCSFRAKKEKV